TCTCGAAGAAATCGGTTCAGCTCCAGTTGGATCAGTCTGGTGAGTTGGTCGAgttgatgtcgatgagaGATCTGTTGCCTTTATATAGACCATCGTGGGCTCTCCGTCTGCGGTGATGCCGTCAGATTGCCAGTTTCACTGTTTAATGAATCCATCCACAGGTCTTGATCAATAATTCGACGGCCAAGATCCATCTCACCCTTTCCATCAATCTTCCACGAGGATTCGGCGAATTACCAGTCAAATCCAACAATGAAGCGCCCGTGGTCAAAGACTGGCGCTGCCCAGGCCGCCCAGGCCGCCCAGGGACGCCCAGGGACACCCGCGGACGCCCATTAAGATTGTGAATAGGGAGTACGTGGTTTTCTTTCATTTCTCTCATTATGACTATTATTCGTCAATTGCAGTTGCTAATTCATGTCTTAATTCACCGCTGCTACATGCGCTGTCAGGTCCAACAGTCGGCTGGAGTACCCCCACTCGTTGTCATACCAAGCCATGATTTTGAAGAACTGCGGATTCAGCTCGCTACACGATGCCGCATCCACAATCGCACTGTGTGAATTCCCCGAGTAGTCGCTGCTCACAAGCTCCTCGTCTGTTACACTCAAGACCCCGGCAAGCTCGTTCTTGGCCGCGCGCCGAAAGGCCCCCAGAATTTCGGGAAGCGATGTGGGCGTCGCGGTACTGACGGTCAGGTCGATCATGGACACATTCGGGCTGACATTCATTAACACGCCCATCTTCACTCGTATAATTGTATGAAGGAGTAGGGACTTACGTGGGAACACGAATCGACACCCCTGTTACCTTGCCCGTCAATTCGGGCAGCACTGTCGAAATCGCCTTGGCTGCCCCTGTCGTGGTGgggatgatgttgttgaataCGCTGCGTCCTGCTCGTTGTCAGCCGCCATAAGCCACTGTCATCGTTTGCAGTTCACAATTCAAGAGCTTCTTACCGAGCCGTCTGTTCTTCTTACTATACCCGTCCAGAACCTGCTGCGACCGCGTGGCCGCGTGCACAGTCGTCAGGAACCCCTGCGTAATGCCAAACTCCCTATGCAGCACCTTCAATACTGGCGTCACACAGTTGGTGGTACAACTGGCGCACGACACCACCCGCCGGGATTCATCCGCGCGGTACTCATCCGAGTTGACCCCGTACACAAACGTCGGTGAATCTGAGCTGGGCGCTGATATAACCACCCGCTTGGCACCCCCATACGTGACGTGGTCGAGGGCCTGCTCGCGCTTTGTGAACTTGCCTGTGCACTCAACCACGTAATCAACGCCCAGTGCGCTCCAatcgagcttcttcaggtCGCGCTCAGAGGTGAGTGCGATGTGCCGCCCGTCGACTACAATCTCGGTGTCTGAGAGGGCGTGCATGGTGACCGAGTCTGGCAGCTTGCCCATGGATGAGTCGTAGCGGATCAGGTAGAGGAGGTCTTGGACGGAAGTGCAGGTGTGGTTGATGGCCACAATCTGGATGTCTTTCCGGCTGACAGCGACGCGCAGGACATTGCGGCCTACACTATTAGCTATCTTCAGTCAAGGACGGAGGGTAAGTATGTCTACCTATGCGTCCGAACCCGTTGATGCCGACCCTGCAGGACGAGGGTGTGGAGTCGCCCACGGGGAAGTCGTTAATAGAGGGAGCCATCTTCTGGGCGTAAGTATGAGCGAGTATGATATAAGTGAGTACTGGTATAGGTATGCTTGGTTATCTTGATATTGGATTTAGCCTGTAATCCTTTTATTGTCCTTTATACTGACGTCTACCAGAGCTCTATATATACTCCCCCGACCGATATCTATACCCGGACCTGCCCTTTCTATCCAATCCTATTGGGCCCGGTAACTTCCGCGGTTGCTGCCGTCGATGAAACTGCATCATCCTCAGTGCCAGAACCGGAGCAATCCCCAGCTTTGCGCACAAGTGCCGAAGACCGGCGATTCGGTCGGGCCCACAGACGGGAATGACCCAGGCGTGCCGACTGTTTGATTGGACTCGTTTTGAATGGCGAGCTTGAGACTGATCAGTGAACGGCAGCCGTCAAGTCGAGCCTTGCGCGACGGGCGACAACGGAGGAGAATAAGTGCGGTTGTCAAAATAATATCTACACCTGTTTCAGAGTTCAGACCAACGCGAGTATGTCGCCAACTGCGTTAATTACGTCAATTGAGATACTTTATACCAATAGCGATCGTGAGGCAAGCGGACGTGTTGATGTCCGGTTAAACATTAACCGGAGCCACACACTGCCGGAGCCACAGCCGACGACCGGCAAGACGGTCCCGGCCATAATCCCACGGCAGAGAGACCGGAAACCACGGAAAAGCTGGCCTCGACAGCCCTACGGGTGAAGGAAAAGGCTGAATTATTCGTAGTCAACATTGAAATTTCTATCATATCAAATTCTTCTATCGTGACTCAATACCAGCGTTATATTAAACTCTTTCCTTCTGTTCCACTCCAGCACCCTCCTTGGTGACTGCCGCCAACTGCGCCTCGGCGACTTCGCCCTCTGGCAAGTTCCTGGCCATCGAGACGATCTCCCAAGGCGATGACGCATCGCGGAAGACCTGGTTGATGAGTTCCAGGTTGCGGTTCATCGTCTCGGGATAGAAGAGGTACACGACGATCGGGATGCACGCCGACAGCACAGTGTACATGACATAGTAGCGGTAGCCGATCGTGTCCAGAGCGACGGGGGTGACCATGACGACGACAAAGTTCCACAGCCAGTGGTTGGCGGTCGAAACAGCAGACATGGCGACACGCAGCCGCGCCGGCGCAACTTCCGTCGTGTACAGGAAGTTCCCACCGAGGAAGCCGATCGGGTAGAACaggttgaagaggaagatgaaggccgCAGACGCGACCTGCGCACCCTTGTTGTCCTCGGGCATGCTGTTGGTGATAGACATGGCGAGCATGCAGGCAGCCATACCGGTACCACTGACAATGAAGCAGATGCGGCGGCCGAGACGATCAATCGCGAAGAACGAGATGAAGCAGCATAGGAACTTCCAAGTGAGAGCGCACGAGGCGAGAATCTTCGACAGGCTCTCGCCGAGATTCAGATTCTCCTCGAAGATGGTCGACGCATACACGGAGATCAGGTTTCCACCGCACATCTgctggaagaactgcagcatgaagcagaggaggaagcggtAGAAGAGcttttcctcgtcgtcctttTTGAAGATCTCCATGAGCGAGCCCTTGTAGTGGGCTGTCAGCTCGAGAGAGGTGTGGATTCCGGCAATTTCAGCGCGGATTTCCTCGGGGGTCGCCTCATCCTTCAACGTCGCGAGACTGCGCTCGGCCGCTTCGATCTGGTTGACCTGGACGAGCCATCTGGGAGACTcagggaagagaaagacggaGGTCAGGATCATGAGGGAGGGAAGCAGCGAGAGAGCCAGCGGGACACGCCATTGGGTCGTGCCCTCGGCGAATGTCAGGCCAAAGTCGATCCAGTTGCAGAGGGCATAACCCAAGCACATGAACATTCCATCGAGAATGACGTGCTGGCCCCGGTTCTTCGCGGCGGAAGACTCACTCTGCCAGACGGGAACAGCAACACTGAACTGACCAACACCCAAACCGAGGACAACGCGGCCGACAACAAACTGAGCAAGATCGTACGATGCCACCTGCAGGACCTGCCCGATGATAGTCAGGATAGCACCAATGAAGATTGTCTTTCGACGGCCAAAGCGATCGGACATGAACGTTGTGGAGAGGGCACCGATCAGCGCACCGATCTGGAAGGCCGCGATGACGGCGCCcttgctggtgttgttgtggtCCTTGAGCGCGCCCTCGGTGTTGACGGTGTCGATGTCTGGGAAGGTATCGACCCAGCTGTTCAGCAGGGCCAGAGGCCCTAAACCAGCCTGGTTGTAACCGAAGACAACGAAGGCCGGTGCGCCGATGAGCACGACCTGGAGGGTGTGCAGCAGCCTGCCGGTGGCGCCGAAGATGGTGGTAACCCTGTCAGCCATCGCGATGAGAGTCTGGTCTGTCACACTGAGCAAAGGAGGGATAGCAGAATCTGGAGAAACTCTAAAGGGGAGGTAAGGCTGCTTTTATAGCATCGGGGGGCACCCCGTGGAGAGGGTGTAAGCCCTCGTTTACTTCCCCCATCGTCCCCTCAATTCAAAATTCAAACTCAACAGACCCCATCTGTGTGTCTCCACGTTCAACCGGTGAGACTGAGGGGAATACTGGAGAAGAATTTCTCATCACGCGGTGCCTGGTACCTCAGCCAGAGTGTGGTAGACTGGGTCCCCGCGAGTCGTGTAGACCCGAACTGCGAAACAGAGTTAGACACGGAGGGGTAAAGCTCGCCACGGCTCCACCGCACTTTCAAACCTCCGGATTGCGTGAGATTGTCTGCTAATTGACTTTCTTTCAAATCGGACAAGTTCATGACAACGcgggagctggagaggcctGTGTGCCGAGAGTTCCCTCCCCGGGCGTCCATCACAATGTAGTCGCTCACACCCGAGCTCATAATTCACAACTAATGACGCAAACTCGACTCTCCCCTACACTACGGCATATGGCACGACCGGGTTATCCTCGGACACAGTGACACAAGAAATCGCCGGTGTCAGGCTGTCAACGACGCAACGTGGAATGAGGTGGGAACAGTGGGCTGCACTCGGCCAACGTCCGACCCCCAGCACTCGGATCGGCAGTCTCGCGCATGCCCAGATCCCGAGACGAGGCTTGACTGGCCGAGAAAACCCAGAAAAGCTTTGGTTTCTCTGGCTCAGTGGTTAAACGCCTAAAGCTTCTCCACACTTGGCATGCTTGATCCCGGGCCCCCGACTCCGGAAGGTTTGGTTGTGTCCGACCACTGTCCAGGGGGCACACGACGACATGCCTGGCAGGGCTGCAACTGCGATCAGCACCCCGCGGCATCTCTCGGCTTCCCCAGGACTTGGCTGTTCCAGTTTACTACGCATGcatatactaactattttGTGTGTCTACTGCTGTGCACCGTCAAGACCATCAAAGTCATGGGATGCCGAAGAGTTTTCGGGCGGCAGTGGCAGACTCCACGGTGACTCCGACACGGCTCAGCTTACACCTCCAACTCCGTATCCTTCGTTCCCCCCCGGTCGGCGGCAACAAGGTTAAATTCCATTAGCAATTGTAGCCCCCCATTGGCCAATCGGGCCACTTTCCCCCTCCCTCGACTGCTCCGGCTCCATTGAGCACCCTCCCGTGTGGTCCAGCGGTGCGCACTCGCTGGCTCGTCGTGTTGGGGGCCAGATCCGGACAACGCCAGGTATatcatcccattcctgcTGCGACGTGAGCCCTCGCCCAGCCTGCGATGTTATATTAACCACTCCCCCGTCCCGGGATATCTTCGCCAATGCGGGGAAACCACTCGAGCCGTCGTCTTGGAAGCTGCCAACCAGCCTGTTATGCGGCTCGCAGACCCCAGCCACTGGGGCCAGATCGCATCTCTGGGGCTGGCCGTGGTGCATAATGCTGTCACCATCCGCCCGCTCAACTTCCGATTCAGGGACGGTCCCGGTGTCGCTTTGTCATAGCCCGATGGTTGAGGTAGAGAATGAGACATCTACGCGAGCTGCTTACGCTTATTCTCCCAATCCTGTTGTCATCGGCTTTCGACTGCCGGTCCGAGAATCGGGATTCGCGGTCATAGAGCATACGAGAGTTGGAGATGCCTTCACTGGGTCAGCTTAGCTTGGTTCTGGATCGGGTCTTATAGGAACTGCTACTACAATGCAGCTCGTCTGTTTCGACCCTGACCATCACTACGTCAGCTCGCCTGCTATGGAAAACAACATACCTGTCAATCAGCCTGCCCCTATTCACAGCCCCCGGAACCGCCGATATCCATGCAAATTTTCAAATCTGCTGTGCCTCCCCGGTTATCGTCGAAAGTCGGAGTTGAAAGTGGACGACGAAGAATCTTTTCATTAGCCTAGCCATTGGGGGTTATCGAGTTGTCAACTCTAACAGCCTGATGCCTGCGATCTCGTTGCAACGTTGCAACCTCCGGTAACGGCAGATAGTGCGACAAAGTCAAATTGATGGATTGTTGAGGTTGGGGTCCGGCTCATCGGGGACTCGGAGCCCGTCAGTTTATGCCAATAAGGTATACCGGCTTATTGTCAAGATTGATCCTCGCAGGAGCTTCCTGGGTCAGAATTCATTTAGCTGACAAATAACAGTAACGGCGCTTTATAACGTGGTACCACTGCAGCAAATGACGTATATAAGAGTCCAGTCAGTCTCAGCGCGGAGATGCCTTGTCGTGATGGTCCGATTGCTTCCTCTAGCATTGGATGGACCGGATgtcaagaaccagaaccaaccTCAAGACACGATTCTGCCGGATTCTTTTGCGTAGGATGATATCAACCAGGGACAGATTGTTCTTTTTGCTGGCTGCGTTGGAGCCATTCAAGTTGCCGTGGCTGCCCTACATGCAGACAGCCACAGTGGTTCGCCAGAAGTTACAACTGATGAGCTGAACCATACATGTGGTCCATGCCTCACGATTACCACCAGCATGTCAACGTAATATTTTCTACACGCGGCGTTCAAATGGTTGGATGTCATTAGTTTGAAGGCTGCACAAGACCCTTGGCCTGGTGGTATCTTCTCTGACTCCTAATCATCCTCAGGGAGCGATCTTGACTcgctgctcctccttcgtAATCATAAGCCTACTTACACCTAGTTCTACAGCTACCTGGCCTCCCCAGACTGGCTACTCCGGTAGAAGCGCATGCCATCGAACACCCTCGTATTCGTATTCGGGCGCCGCATCTGCCCGGGCCGAATTGTCGCAGTCCAACGTTTACCTTGTTGGCGTGTACTGGTTACCCGCGTTGAATATCCGGCGGCCTCTGCGTGACGGTCGTGAAGTCGACGTGCGTCACAGTTCATGGCGACCATTTTCATGCCATCCAGAACAATTTGCGTTGGGTATCAGATTGAGAGACGGGGTATGGGGGATGACTCAGCCGGGAAGAGGAGAATCTGAGGGACAGCGGGACAGAGAGCCGCTCAGTAGTATATTGAAACAGTAAACAGTATTGGAGAGATAAAAGGTACCATCGAGTCTATTGGACATTACTTCTATGAAAAAAATTCAGCAAATCAAAGTGCAAAATGTATAGCTTACGGAAATGGCGGATGAAACGCATTCGGAACAATTtggtgatatatatatatatacagttCAGACAGCCAGTGTCTACGCACCCACAATTTCATGCTCCCCCATCATCTCATTTTCAATGGCCTGCCTTCTAGCACGCTCAGAACTGGACGAGTTATCTTTAAATACGTGGTCCATCTGCTCGAGCGTGCGACCGCTAGTTTCGGGGACGCAGAAGTAAGACCAGATAAAAGCGAGGATGCAGAAcaccgcgaagaagacgtaCGCGCCGTAGCCTGTATCTTCGATTAACGGAGGAGTGATGAGGCCCTGGTACTGTTAGTTAAAACTCGAAGCACATGCAGTGGATAAAACTCACGataataaagttaaagaaCCAGCTCCCGCAGGTGGACAGCGCCACACCCTTGGCACggaggaaggaagagaagaccTCTGTTAAAGTGTCAGCAAAGGTTTATATCGGTCGATAGTCTGATCATACCAGCTGGCAACGCCCATCCAACTGAACCCCACGTCCCACCAAACGCAAGCATGTACAGGAAGAGAAACGCGACACTGACCCAGCCCTGAGTACGGTGCGCGGGCCAGTTGTCGGAGTAGATGCCGACCAGGGCTGCAATGATGATATGTGAGATTCCCATGATGGCAGCGCCCCAGAGCAAGAGGGTCCGACGGCCGAGGGCATCCATGGTCCAGACACTGGTGCAGACACCGACGAGCTGGGTGACGTTGATGATTCCGGACATGAGCAGCTGCATGTCATAGTCGAGGCCCATGGTTTTGAATAGCGTTGGAGAGTAGTAGATGAGGGCATTGATGCCGACGAACTATGAACGTTAGTTTCCTGTGATAGAGAGAATGCAATGAGAAAGTACCTGTTGGAAGAACATAACAAGGACTGCAACGTGAGTCCGTCTCCAGCAGCCACTCTTGAAGCAGTCGGCCCATGAGGCCATCTCACGGAGAAAGCTCTTCTTAGGCCCTGGGCCTTGTATCTTTGGGTGCTTCTCTGCGTTAAGCTCCTGGTGGAAGCGGGCCTCAATCTGAATATCAAGAAGCTCCTGCTGGACACGGTGATCAGTCTCGGGCAACCGTCGCAGCCTGCACAGACTTTGCAAAGCCTCATCATGACGTCCCTTGGAGGCGAGCCACCGGGGAGAAAATGGAAGCACGACCACACCAGCAAGGAGAACAAAGCTTGGAAccatctgcagcaggaaCGGCAGTCTCCAGGACCACTCTCCAGCCATGAACCGGGTACCGTAGGTAATCCAATAGGCAATGACAATGCCAAGGACGATACAGAATTcttccagaacaagaagggCGCCGCGACACTCTGGTGGACTGATCTCCGAGATATAGACCGGCGCAACCATGGATAGCATACCGATACCGATACCACCAATCGTGCGACCAACGGTGAGCATAGCATAGTCCACAGCTGCGGTTTGCAGGACAGAACCGACGATGAAAatgccgacggcgacgacaatGGAGTACCTTCGCGAGATCTTATCGGCAAGCCATCCCTGGTTGAAAGCACCAATAACGGCACCCAACTCCAGCATGGCCGTCATCAGGCCCTTCCAAAAGCCCGAACCCGGATGTCCTTCGGCGATCTCAACGAACCTGCCAATGAATTGGTCCATCACCAGTGTCACGGAGATAACACCTTGGTCATAGCCAAAGGTCAGACCACCGAGGGTAGAGCATGCCGCGCAGAGCAGAACAAAGGGATTGGCGATAACACCACGGAGACCTGCCGGACCGTACGGCTCACGCTGTCTGGACAGTTCGGCATGCTTGGAGTCGCCTTTGATGGAGGATTGGCTGTCCCGGAGGGAGGTCTGGGGCCTGATCTGGCCATCGTCTGTTTCGACTATATCAGCCATGGTGAATTGAgtagtataaaaaaagaatggaGAAAGAGGACTTGAGAGCTCGAGGCTGCTTTCAAAAGAGGACAACAAGGGGAAAGAGGGCCGCCTTTATGGGATCGGCTTGAGGCCGAGATAGTCACGGCACGACCATGGCCCTGAGCTGGAGGCCGGTCAAAGGCCGACCCGGAGAAGACTCCAGGCTGGTAACTGGACGACCTGCCTCTCCAGTTACCCCTTGGCAGAGTGTCCTGCCAGGCTGGGAGAGGACAGAATGAGGACAGAATGAGGGGGTGTGTCCATAGTCTGGGGAGACTCCGGGGAAGGCAGCCAATCAGGCACAGACTAATAGCGGGCCGCAGGTGGTTGCAGAATATCTACGAACGGCAATTGGCCAGAATCAGCAGGATGCAGATTTAACTCGCGACTAGTCCCAGTCGGGGCTAGGCGTTTCAGCTGCCAGAATGAGCAAAATCACAGAATGCACAGAATTGCCTCGAAAATTCCACATTATTGGGATTCGTGTTGAGCAGAAACATCAGTCCATATTCAGGCAAGAATGCCAGTGGTGAACAGAGTGGAAGGGGCAACCACGGTCGGGTCGCTCGCGTGTCACCCCATGGGGAACAGCAGATCTTCCCAATCCAGGCTGTCTTCGGATTCCTGATTCCGACCGCGACGTCACGGCCGTGTGATTCGCCCGGGCTGGGATTGCTGCTTCTGGCTGCTTCCTGCTTGCATCGAATGGGGCTACGCTTCTCCGGCCGTCAGCTGCATCGCTGGCTATGCGTTCTGCCCGTAGGACGCTTaatcttcggcttcgacaTCGCAGCCGACTAGTGCAAGGAGCCTGGTCTGGACATTGGGCGGTGTTTACGCTCATCACTATCAGGCGCCCCGTCTGGTTTTACCAACTTGGCAATGCGCCTGCAACGGCTATCGCCGTGGTCTCTCCACCCGGCGGCTATCAACCAGCTTGGGCAGGGTTAACATCATCATATATTGACGTCCGGGGTTGGTCCACTGTCGCGCATAGCCTCGGGTTGCAACCTGTCGCCTATTGAAAGCTGATGACATCGGAACAGCCCTCCGATAATGATAAACGCCTCACCATTGGCAGACAGCGCTTTCTCGTCAAGCATACTGAAATCGGCTTGCCCCGAGGGCTGCCGTCCCCGATCCTGCTATCCATGTGTGCCCCGTTCATCCGTCTAACCGACGGCACCGCACCTGGCTTGACCCCGTGGGTGACAACATCGGGAGGAAATACTCTGATTTAACTGGCTTATAATCCGATCTTGGGTAAATCAGCCAGCTACTACAACCTACAACTGCAGGGATACTCGACCCTTATTATGATATTTGTATTTGAGCCTTGCGAAGTGTCTAATATGGAATTACTGTGAAGTATTATTTTCTCTCGAACATGTCTCCGTCAGCAGAGCAGGATATGCTATTGTCATGTAGATGTAGAAGTGGGGCGATCAACTATCCAACTCCAGTGCCTGTGTGCAGAGACGCCCTCTAACTGGGTTGATGCTCAGTGACTTATTTTCACAATGCTAGATCAAGTACCGGGTATCTTCCATTTTTCGCTGCCTTTATAGGTTATCCTGTTCGGGCAACACTTGCTACTAGCTGCTAAATGATTATTTGATCTATTCCCCTGATTGTAGCAAGTGGTACGTCGAGTCCTGAGACGTGTGAGCAACCTGCTGATGTCTCCGACTTGGCAATGGCTAGGCACACGCCTATAGATCGACTAAAAGGGAAGTTGTTCCACCGGGATGGCTCTCCGCCGGAAAGAATGCTGACCTGCTCTAGAGGCGTTGCCTTAAATTCGAAGACTCGCGCAACTTCTGGATACACAATCGAACAACGTTCGCCTGTGGAAATGTCACTCCCAAGCAATTTCGTCTGGGGATTCGGTACGGCGAGCTATCAAATAGAAGGCGCAActgaggatgatgggagAGGTCCATCCATTTGGGATGCATTCTGCAAGATACCAAACAAGATTGCGGATGGTACTGACGGTCGGACGGCCTGTGACTCCTACCACCGCGCAGCCGAAGACATTGCCTTATTGAAGGAGTACGGGGCAAAAGCCTATCGGTTTTCGGTCTCGTGGTTCGTATGCCAGAAAAGCCATGCAGCTATCTTTGCTAACAAGCTTCCAAGGTCCTGAATCATCCCCTTGGGCGGGCGCAATGACCCGGTAAACCAGAAAGGCCTTGAGCATTATCAAAAGTTCGTCAATGACCTCTTAGGTGCCGGGATTATTCCACTTGTCACTCTTTATCAATGGGATCTTCCCGAGACCCTCCACGAAAGATACGAGGTCCTTTGAACCAGAAGGAGTTTGTCCAAGACTTTGCAAACTACGCGAGGGTTGTTTTCAGCGCTCTAGGCTCCAAAGTCAAGCACTGGACAACATTTACCGAGCCACACAATATCGCTGCAACGGGTTACAATATTGGATCGTATGCTCCAGGAAGATCCTCTGATCGAAGACTGTCTCCGGAGGGGGATGGCAG
The nucleotide sequence above comes from Aspergillus puulaauensis MK2 DNA, chromosome 3, nearly complete sequence. Encoded proteins:
- a CDS encoding type I glyceraldehyde-3-phosphate dehydrogenase (COG:G;~EggNog:ENOG410PW1G;~InterPro:IPR006424,IPR036291,IPR020831,IPR020828, IPR020829;~PFAM:PF02800,PF00044;~go_function: GO:0016620 - oxidoreductase activity, acting on the aldehyde or oxo group of donors, NAD or NADP as acceptor [Evidence IEA];~go_function: GO:0050661 - NADP binding [Evidence IEA];~go_function: GO:0051287 - NAD binding [Evidence IEA];~go_process: GO:0006006 - glucose metabolic process [Evidence IEA];~go_process: GO:0055114 - oxidation-reduction process [Evidence IEA]), yielding MAPSINDFPVGDSTPSSCRVGINGFGRIGRNVLRVAVSRKDIQIVAINHTCTSVQDLLYLIRYDSSMGKLPDSVTMHALSDTEIVVDGRHIALTSERDLKKLDWSALGVDYVVECTGKFTKREQALDHVTYGGAKRVVISAPSSDSPTFVYGVNSDEYRADESRRVVSCASCTTNCVTPVLKVLHREFGITQGFLTTVHAATRSQQVLDGYSKKNRRLGRSVFNNIIPTTTGAAKAISTVLPELTGKVTGVSIRVPTPNVSMIDLTVSTATPTSLPEILGAFRRAAKNELAGVLSVTDEELVSSDYSGNSHSAIVDAASCSELNPQFFKIMAWYDNEWGYSSRLLDLTAHVAAVN
- a CDS encoding uncharacterized protein (COG:G;~EggNog:ENOG410PKV4;~InterPro:IPR005829,IPR005828,IPR003663,IPR036259, IPR020846;~PFAM:PF00083,PF07690;~TransMembrane:12 (i12-34o73-91i103-121o127-149i161-185o191-212i277-300o320-340i347-366o378-402i414-437o443-464i);~go_component: GO:0016020 - membrane [Evidence IEA];~go_component: GO:0016021 - integral component of membrane [Evidence IEA];~go_function: GO:0022857 - transmembrane transporter activity [Evidence IEA];~go_process: GO:0055085 - transmembrane transport [Evidence IEA]) produces the protein MADRVTTIFGATGRLLHTLQVVLIGAPAFVVFGYNQAGLGPLALLNSWVDTFPDIDTVNTEGALKDHNNTSKGAVIAAFQIGALIGALSTTFMSDRFGRRKTIFIGAILTIIGQVLQVASYDLAQFVVGRVVLGLGVGQFSVAVPVWQSESSAAKNRGQHVILDGMFMCLGYALCNWIDFGLTFAEGTTQWRVPLALSLLPSLMILTSVFLFPESPRWLVQVNQIEAAERSLATLKDEATPEEIRAEIAGIHTSLELTAHYKGSLMEIFKKDDEEKLFYRFLLCFMLQFFQQMCGGNLISVYASTIFEENLNLGESLSKILASCALTWKFLCCFISFFAIDRLGRRICFIVSGTGMAACMLAMSITNSMPEDNKGAQVASAAFIFLFNLFYPIGFLGGNFLYTTEVAPARLRVAMSAVSTANHWLWNFVVVMVTPVALDTIGYRYYVMYTVLSACIPIVVYLFYPETMNRNLELINQVFRDASSPWEIVSMARNLPEGEVAEAQLAAVTKEGAGVEQKERV
- a CDS encoding sugar porter family MFS transporter (COG:G;~EggNog:ENOG410PMT3;~InterPro:IPR005829,IPR005828,IPR003663,IPR036259, IPR020846;~PFAM:PF00083,PF07690;~TransMembrane:11 (o101-120i132-152o158-179i191-210o222-245i331-350o370-388i395-417o429-454i466-489o495-515i);~go_component: GO:0016020 - membrane [Evidence IEA];~go_component: GO:0016021 - integral component of membrane [Evidence IEA];~go_function: GO:0022857 - transmembrane transporter activity [Evidence IEA];~go_process: GO:0055085 - transmembrane transport [Evidence IEA]); translation: MADIVETDDGQIRPQTSLRDSQSSIKGDSKHAELSRQREPYGPAGLRGVIANPFVLLCAACSTLGGLTFGYDQGVISVTLVMDQFIGRFVEIAEGHPGSGFWKGLMTAMLELGAVIGAFNQGWLADKISRRYSIVVAVGIFIVGSVLQTAAVDYAMLTVGRTIGGIGIGMLSMVAPVYISEISPPECRGALLVLEEFCIVLGIVIAYWITYGTRFMAGEWSWRLPFLLQMVPSFVLLAGVVVLPFSPRWLASKGRHDEALQSLCRLRRLPETDHRVQQELLDIQIEARFHQELNAEKHPKIQGPGPKKSFLREMASWADCFKSGCWRRTHVAVLVMFFQQFVGINALIYYSPTLFKTMGLDYDMQLLMSGIINVTQLVGVCTSVWTMDALGRRTLLLWGAAIMGISHIIIAALVGIYSDNWPAHRTQGWVSVAFLFLYMLAFGGTWGSVGWALPAEVFSSFLRAKGVALSTCGSWFFNFIIGLITPPLIEDTGYGAYVFFAVFCILAFIWSYFCVPETSGRTLEQMDHVFKDNSSSSERARRQAIENEMMGEHEIVGA
- the BGL1A gene encoding beta-glucosidase 1A (COG:G;~EggNog:ENOG410PKAP;~InterPro:IPR033132,IPR017853,IPR001360;~go_function: GO:0004553 - hydrolase activity, hydrolyzing O-glycosyl compounds [Evidence IEA];~go_process: GO:0005975 - carbohydrate metabolic process [Evidence IEA]), with translation MLTCSRGVALNSKTRATSGYTIEQRSPVEMSLPSNFVWGFGTASYQIEGATEDDGRGPSIWDAFCKIPNKIADGTDGRTACDSYHRAAEDIALLKEYGAKAYRFSVSWS